In one Yarrowia lipolytica chromosome 1A, complete sequence genomic region, the following are encoded:
- a CDS encoding uncharacterized protein (Compare to YALI0A00803g, similar to uniprot|P39730 Saccharomyces cerevisiae YAL035w FUN12 general translation factor eIF2 homolog, similar to Saccharomyces cerevisiae FUN12 (YAL035W); ancestral locus Anc_7.50) codes for MAKKGKKQQSYGDWSDSEEESMDTTPQNLDGTPAVEDKAAGAADVPKGDESASATPEPTPAAPEEATMDDLADEFEGGGLMGALRKSKKKKDARDAKDAKAEPEEAPVILTKKQKDKLKKEQEKAKKKAAADARKAAADAKAADKKAKGEDKKEDKKEDKKVESKSPEPEAAPAAPAKKLTGRAAAIAKIKAQQDAIKAQEAAMAAAEEEERAAEEAAQRAVEEAEKEKEAARLAKKERERQKVERQKAEGTYMTKKQKQERAAAEARREQMLAAGMIVGGGRAPAKQTNNRLPTRTPAQKQPKVEDKVVEKPKEVKKEAESPEEDDVDALMDDWETALDSDGEVKDDWEAMADENGEIEITKKEDPSIKAKEEAEAAAKEAEAQAAALARQKAADEGTQLNDETELERQRVAAEEALEEARRKSAAIAEKRAAKHSRAIASANAGNLRSPICCILGHVDTGKTKLLDKVRQTNVQEGEAGGITQQIGATYFPIEAIKKKTEVMEQYGEIDYHVPGLLVIDTPGHESFTNLRSRGSSLCNIAILVIDIMHGLEPQTIESIKLLRDKKTPFVVALNKIDRLFDWEAIPNNSFRDSLSKQKKSVLREFEDRLEKTKTALMEQGLNSEVYYKNKNLAKNVSLVPTSAITGEGIPDLLALLLQLTQSRMSKQLMYLSELEATVLEVKVVEGFGTTIDVVLSNGVLREGDRVVLCGQNGPIATNVRALLTPQPLRELRIKSAYQHHKEVKAALGVKIAANDLDKAVAGSRLLLVGPDDDEEELMDDVMDDLTGLLDSVDKSGRGVCVQASTLGSLEALLDFLKDMKIPVMSIALGPVYKKDVMRATTMLEKDKSLAIMLCFDVKIDKDAERYADEQGVKLFSADIIYHLFDDFVKHQKKLQEQKRLDTIDKAVFPCVLHTVQIINKRSPMIIGVDVVEGSLRIGTPICAVKTNPETGAREVLELGKVTSMEVNHKSESVVRKGQTNAGVAMRIDTSSGQPTWGRHIDEKDVLYSSITRKSIDTLKDPVFRNDVPREDWLLLRNLKTTFGIK; via the coding sequence ATGGCGAAGAAAGGAAAGAAGCAACAAAGCTACGGCGACTGGAGCGACagtgaggaggagagcATGGACACGACTCCCCAGAACCTCGACGGGACCCCTGCTGTGGAGGACAAggctgctggggctgctgATGTGCCCAAGGGCGATGAGAGCGCCTCTGCGACCCCCGAGCCCACCCCTGCCGCTCCCGAGGAGGCCACTATGGACGATCTTGCCGACGAATTCGAGGGCGGAGGACTGATGGGAGCGCTGCGaaagtccaagaagaagaaggacgcgCGAGACGCCAAGGACGCAAAGGccgagcccgaggaggctCCTGTGATTCTgaccaagaagcagaaggacaagctcaagaaggagcaggagaaggccaagaagaaggctgctgccgacGCACGAAAGGCCGCTGCCGACGCAAAGGCTGCTGAtaagaaggccaagggagaggacaagaaggaggacaagaaggaggacaagaaggtcgAGTCCAAGTCTCCTGAGCCCGAGGCCGCCCCCGCCGCCcccgccaagaagctgactggccgagctgctgctattgccaagatcaaggcCCAGCAGGATGCCATCAAGGCCCAGGAAGCCGCTatggctgctgccgaggaggaggagcgagctgccgaggaggctgcccagcgagctgttgaggaggccgagaaggagaaggaggctgcaCGGctcgccaagaaggagcgagAACGACAGAAGGTCGAGCGACAGAAGGCTGAGGGTACTTATATgaccaagaagcagaagcaggagcGAGCTGCCGCCGAGGCTCGACGAGAGCAGATGCTGGCTGCCGGAATGATTGTTGGCGGTGGACGAGCACCCGCCAAGCAGACCAACAACAGACTGCCCACCAGAACTCCTGCCCAGAAGCAGCCCAAGGTTGAGGACAAGGTTGTtgagaagcccaaggaggtcaagaaggaggccgagtctcccgaggaggacgatgtTGACGCCCTTATGGACGACTGGGAGACTGCCCTGGACTCTGACGGAGAAGTCAAGGACGACTGGGAGGCCATGGCCGACGAGAATGGCGAGATTGAAatcaccaagaaggaagacccctccatcaaggccaaggaggaggctgaggctgctgccaaggaaGCTGAGGCCCAGGCTGCCGCTCTGGCCCGTCAGAAGGCTGCTGATGAGGGCACCCAGCTCAACGACGAGACCGAGCTGGAGCGACAGCGAGttgctgccgaggaggctctTGAAGAGGCCCGACGAAAGTCTGCTGCCATTGCCGAGAAGCGTGCCGCCAAGCACTCGCGAGCCATTGCATCTGCCAATGCCGGAAACCTGCGATCTCCCATTTGTTGTATTCTGGGCCACGTCGATACCGGTAAGACCAAGCTTCTGGACAAGGTGCGACAAACCAACGTGCAGGAGGGCGAGGCTGGAGGTATTACTCAGCAGATTGGTGCCACCTACTTCCCTATCGAGGCCATCAAAAAGAAGACGGAGGTCATGGAGCAGTACGGCGAGATTGACTACCACGTGCCTGGTCTGCTGGTGATCGATACCCCCGGTCACGAGTCTTTCACCAACCTGCGATCCCGAGGTTCGTCGCTGTGTAACATTGCCATCCTGGTGATTGATATCATGCACGGCCTCGAGCCCCAGACCATTGAGtccatcaagctgctgcgaGACAAGAAGACGCCCTTCGTGGTCGCTCTCAACAAGATTGATCGACTCTTCGACTGGGAGGCCATCCCCAACAACTCGTTCCGAGATTCGCTCtccaagcagaagaagtctGTGCTGCGGGAGTTTGAGGACCGACtcgagaagaccaagaccgCTCTTATGGAGCAGGGTCTCAACTCTGAGGTCtactacaagaacaagaacctgGCCAAGAATGTGTCTCTGGTCCCCACCTCCGCCATCACCGGCGAGGGTATTCCCGATCTGCTCgctcttctgctgcagctgACTCAGAGCCGAATGTCCAAGCAGCTCATGTACCTGTCTGAGCTCGAGGCCACCGTTCTGGAAGTCAAGGTTGTCGAAGGTTTCGGAACCACCATCGATGTTGTTCTGTCCAACGGTGTCTTGCGCGAGGGTGACCGAGTCGTGCTTTGCGGTCAAAACGGCCCCATTGCCACCAACGTCAGAGCTCTACTCACTCCCCAGCCGCTCAGAGAGCTGCGAATCAAGTCTGCTTACCAGCACCacaaggaggtcaaggctgCTCTCGGTGTCAAGATTGCCGCCAACGACCTGGACAAGGCCGTGGCTGGTTCTCGTCTGCTGCTTGTGGGTcctgatgatgatgaggaggaactCATGGACGATGTCATGGACGATCTTACcggcctccttgactcCGTTGACAAGTCTGGAcgtggtgtgtgtgtccaGGCTTCCACTCTTGGTTCCCTGGAGGCTCTTCTCGACTTCCTCAAGGATATGAAGATCCCCGTCATGTCCATTGCTCTAGGTCCCGTCTACAAAAAGGATGTGATGCGAGCCACCAccatgctggagaaggacaagTCGCTGGCCATCATGCTGTGTTTCGACGTCAAGATCGACAAGGACGCCGAGCGATATGCTGACGAGCAGGGTGTCAAGCTTTTCTCGGCTGATATTATCTACCATCTGTTTGACGACTTTgtcaagcaccagaagaagctgcaggagcagaagcgACTGGACACCATCGACAAGGCCGTTTTCCCTTGTGTTCTGCACACTGTCCAGATCATCAACAAGCGATCGCCCATGATCATTGGTGTCGACGTTGTTGAGGGCTCTCTGCGAATTGGAACCCCCATCTGTGCCGTTAAGACCAACCCCGAGACCGGTGCACGAGAGGTGCTCGAGCTCGGTAAGGTGACTTCCATGGAGGTGAACCACAAGTCCGAATCTGTTGTTCGAAAGGGCCAGACCAACGCTGGTGTGGCTATGCGAATCGATACTTCTTCCGGACAGCCTACTTGGGGCCGACacattgacgagaaggaTGTTCTGTACTCGTCCATCACCCGAAAGTCCATTGATACTCTCAAGGACCCCGTTTTCCGAAACGACGTGCCCCGAGAGGACTGGCTGTTGCTCAGAAACCTCAAGACTACTTTTGGAATCAAATAA
- a CDS encoding uncharacterized protein (Truncated form of YALI0A00825g, weakly similar to DEHA0E12342g Debaryomyces hansenii IPF 11939.1) has translation MTSNRRSVSDVLGGVKQETATKRLNVDRNIIERRVGGSGELTRNRNRNTSRATSKTKTDGNISGFFQKVRENSPLNGPQKKIVGFGKNRVRRQANSAAKAKREVGSDPEEDDALTKKAKKCVMASHGDPRSKRAKFEPNLSDSLSADNVSDEELSGFSDLDDNVASTLAKIKKAREKHDAALVTETEPDFLQTSSQEEEDDEEDWEAIKARLSRAPTRSQLIRQQRQEEDDGENDIEFVPVGYDDAYNLDLRERKVRRQVNQHAQSQGWPVVTREGISHKIATRFQKIYKENILPLLKAGGGDNHVFYKDITDYFSSPGARRAANTTQLMYLGGRRYTTGYYSELFAHELNKHMTNSGLAQDFEHHVRSNPELHSMIIRPGLLFHFQTAICIPETVIRLIMDDQKVSYEEADQIRLRSAEFGVVVAERIQDEERVESSSGEGDSESENESENESENESENESEED, from the coding sequence ATGACGTCCAACCGCCGATCTGTTTCGGATGTGCTCGGCGGAGTCAAGCAAGAGACCGCAACGAAGCGACTCAACGTGGATCGCAACATCATCGAGCGACGGGTTGGAGGCAGCGGCGAGTtgaccagaaacagaaacagaaacaccagCCGGGCCACGTCGAAAACCAAGACCGACGGGAATATCAGTGGGTTTTTCCAGAAGGTTCGAGAAAACTCGCCCTTGAACGGACCCCAGAAAAAAATAGTTGGTTTCGGAAAGAATAGGGTCAGGCGTCAGGCCAACTCGGCCGCCAAAGCCAAGCGCGAAGTCGGATCGGATCCGGAGGAAGACGATGCACTGACCAAGAAGGCGAAGAAATGCGTCATGGCTTCCCACGGTGATCCAAGATCCAAAAGAGCCAAATTCGAGCCCAATCTCTCCGACAGTCTCTCCGCCGACAATGTCTCGGATGAAGAGCTGTCTGGCTTCTCCGATCTGGACGACAATGTGGCGTCGACGCTGGCGAAAATCAAGAAGGCGCGCGAAAAACATGACGCCGCGTTGGTGACGGAGACGGAGCCGGATTTCTTGCAAACATCCAGccaagaagaggaggacgacgaggaggactggGAGGCAATCAAAGCCCGGCTCAGTAGAGCCCCGACCCGAAGCCAGCTCATCCGAcaacagagacaagaggaggacgacggcGAAAACGACATTGAGTTCGTGCCCGTGGGATACGACGACGCTTACAACCTGGATCTGAGAGAACGAAAGGTGCGACGACAGGTGAATCAGCACGCCCAGTCGCAAGGCTGGCCGGTTGTCACTCGAGAAGGCATTTCGCACAAGATTGCGACACGCTTCCAAAAAATCTACAAAGAAAACATCCTGCCTCTACTCAAAGCCGGAGGTGGAGACAACCACGTTTTCTACAAGGACATCACAGACTACTTTTCTAGTCCCGGAGCAAGGAGAGCCGCTAACACCACACAGCTCATGTATCTGGGCGGTCGCAGATACACCACGGGCTACTATTCCGAGCTGTTTGCACATGAGTTGAACAAGCACATGACCAACAGCGGTCTTGCACAGGATTTCGAACACCACGTCCGAAGTAACCCGGAATTGCATAGCATGATCATTCGTCCAGGGCTTTTGTTCCACTTCCAGACGGCAATCTGTATTCCTGAAACCGTCATTCGGCTGATCATGGACGACCAAAAGGTCTCGTATGAAGAGGCCGATCAGATCCGGCTGAGAAGTGCTGAGTttggagttgttgttgcGGAGCGAATCCAGGATGAGGAGCGTGTTGAGTCTAGTAGTGGTGAAGGTGATAGTGAGAGCGAAAATGAGAGCGAAAATGAGAGTGAGAATGAGAGCGAGAATGAGAGCGAGGAGGATTAG
- a CDS encoding uncharacterized protein (Compare to YALI0A00847g, similar to uniprot|O59826 Schizosaccharomyces pombe Putative potassium channel subunit): MSLIPKQEYRFLGPSGLRVSSLSLGSWINYGDGGVEDKKTLEIFDKAFKSGINFFDTAEVYRAGEAETSMGKIIKDLGWKRTEYVISTKLFWGPTKTVNALGLSRKHVLEGIDESLKRLQLDYVDVVFAHRPDRYTPIEEVVRAFTQVINDGKAFYWGTSMWTSYEIERANHAATKYGLIPPIAEQPVYNLLERDFFEKELGPVLKDYNYGTTIWSPLAQGILTGKYLKEVPKDSRFSPDKIKNDPMLKRLATKELESDSGLANAKKVAKFVELSEELGVKPANLALAWLLKQPHTSTVILGATRVEQLEENLQTYEILDKVTDEVLEKIEKIFDNKPARPENFGRL, from the coding sequence ATGTCGCTCATCCCCAAGCAAGAATACCGATTTCTCGGCCCGTCCGGTCTGCGAGTGTCGTCTCTGTCACTCGGCTCCTGGATCAACTACGGCGACGGTGGagtggaggacaagaagacgcTCGAGATTTTCGACAAAGCGTTCAAGTCCGGCATCAACTTCTTCGACACGGCCGAGGTCTACCGAGCCGGCGAGGCCGAGACGTCCATGGGTaagatcatcaaggacCTCGGATGGAAGCGAACCGAGTacgtcatctccaccaagcTCTTCTGGGGTCCCACCAAGACGGTCAACGCGCTGGGTCTGTCTCGAAAGCATGTGCTGGAGGGCATTGACGAGTCGCTCAAGCGTCTGCAACTCGATTACGTCGACGTGGTCTTTGCCCACCGACCCGACAGATACACCCCCATCGAAGAGGTGGTGAGAGCCTTCACCCAGGTGATCAACGACGGCAAGGCCTTCTACTGGGGCACGTCCATGTGGACCTCGTACGAGATTGAGCGAGCCAACCACGCCGCTACCAAGTACGGACTGATTCCCCCCATTGCCGAGCAGCCCGTCTACAACCTGCTGGAGCGAGACTTCTTCGAAAAGGAGCTGGGACCTGTTCTCAAGGACTACAACTACGGAACCACCATCTGGTCTCCTCTCGCCCAGGGTATCCTCACCGGCAAGtacctcaaggaggtgccCAAGGACTCGCGGTTCTCGcccgacaagatcaagaacgACCCCATGCTGAAGCGACTAgccaccaaggagctcgagagTGACAGCGGTCTGGccaacgccaagaaggtggCCAAGTTTGTCGAGCTGTCGGAAGAGCTTGGGGTCAAGCCTGCCAACCTGGCTCTGGCCTGGCTCCTCAAACAGCCCCACACCTCCACCGTCATTCTGGGAGCCACTCGAgtcgagcagctggaagAGAACCTCCAGACCTACGAGATTCTCGACAAGGTGACCGATgaggttctggagaagattgagaagatcTTTGACAACAAGCCCGCTCGTCCTGAGAATTTTGGTCGATTGTAA
- a CDS encoding uncharacterized protein (Compare to YALI0A00869g, some similarities with uniprot|P53322 Saccharomyces cerevisiae YGR260w TNA1 similarity to allantoate transport protein), with translation MMTNPSSPINRENADCSSGRTSEYGYAPDRTSQMDSSSPDKSVACGDGDLVESASGEDLQKTSVDPISEKDVLTPQQAKKLRFATSLNVGLQLQAFCASHIICRDVISSGAVGIQKWLAPRRYEWSIACLYFPYAVFPLVFVFVFKWCNPRIFLGSEMFLWGLNCLLFAFVHNYGGMIMARLFLGLLLNFGVPAMLYVVYENHGRYNGQFILACAWGVSWFLVPCFAMIAIALGLIHDGKAGWQWMFIITGTAGCLQSSLVFLTLPEYFYSSRWIRKNGLAAYQYFKAYTEADYANGNPVEPTETLVEGLVMTVKDPLVWGCGILGMFTMYGIGSCYSQFMTYTFGYLKYSPAEGQLIVWPVMFMCMVWCLLQAWFSGKWKVNYYFLLSNYVFAIIGWALVVCQPSDHNLWIMYGGAWFVLPNMVSAFVTNACWLGSNVQGRNRRLMSFTVFAMIVNWFGVLEFRTHTHREIPVFHRAGWIDMGFMIGACFLSTAVFLWLRRLNRNGGGRNGFEYLL, from the coding sequence ATGATGACGaacccttcttctccaatCAACAGAGAAAACGCAGACTGCTCATCGGGGAGAACAAGTGAGTACGGATATGCTCCCGACAGAACAAGCCAGATGGACTCCTCATCTCCTGACAAGTCGGTGGCTTGCGGTGATGGAGACCTGGTGGAGTCGGCTTCGGGTGAAGACTTGCAAAAGACCTCTGTGGACCCCATCAGTGAGAAAGACGTGCTCACGCCGCAACAAGCCAAGAAACTCAGGTTTGCAACCAGTCTCAATGTCGGCCTGCAACTCCAGGCGTTTTGTGCAAGTCATATCATCTGCCGAGATGTGATTTCGTCGGGAGCGGTTGGAATCCAGAAATGGCTGGCTCCCAGACGATATGAATGGTCCATTGCGTGTTTGTATTTCCCCTATGCCGTGTTTCCTctcgtgtttgtgtttgtgttcaAGTGGTGCAATCCCCGAATCTTTCTGGGCTCAGAGATGTTTCTGTGGGGGCTCAACTGTCTGTTGTTTGCCTTTGTCCACAACTATGGCGGCATGATCATGGCGAGACTCTTTCTAggtctgctgctcaacttTGGCGTCCCCGCCATGCTCTACGTGGTTTACGAGAACCACGGCAGATATAATGGGCAGTTCATTCTGGCGTGTGCCTGGGGAGTGTCGTGGTTTTTGGTCCCGTGTTTCGCCATGATTGCCATTGCTCTGGGGCTCATTCACGACGGAAAGGCCGGCTGGCAATGGATGTTCATCATCACCGGAACCGCGGGATGTCTGCAGTCCTCCCTGGTGTTCCTGACGCTGCCCGAGTACTTTTACAGCTCGCGGTGGATTCGAAAGAACGGACTGGCGGCTTACCAATACTTCAAGGCGTACACCGAGGCAGATTACGCCAACGGCAACCCCGTGGAACCCACAGAGACGCTGGTGGAGGGACTAGTGATGACAGTCAAAGACCCGCTGGTGTGGGGCTGCGGTATCCTGGGCATGTTCACCATGTACGGGATCGGGTCGTGCTACAGCCAGTTCATGACCTACACCTTTGGCTATCTCAAGTACTCGCCCGCCGAGGGACAGCTGATAGTGTGGCCGGTCATGTTCATGTGCATGGTGTGGTGTCTGTTACAGGCGTGGTTCAGCGGCAAGTGGAAAGTCAACTACTACTTTCTGCTTTCCAACTATGTGTTTGCCATCATTGGATGGGCCCTGGTGGTCTGCCAGCCGTCGGATCACAATCTGTGGATCATGTATGGAGGCGCGTGGTTTGTGTTGCCCAACATGGTGTCTGCTTTTGTGACCAATGCCTGCTGGCTGGGCAGCAACGTTCAGGGTCGAAACCGCCGGCTGATGAGCTTCACCGTGTTTGCCATGATCGTCAACTGGTTTGGCGTTCTCGAGTTTCGAACGCACACCCACAGGGAGATTCCTGTGTTTCACCGGGCTGGGTGGATCGATATGGGGTTCATGATTGGCGCGTGTTTTCTGAGCACTGCTGTTTTTCTGTGGTTGCGGCGGCTCAATCGGAACGGTGGTGGTCGAAATGGGTTTGAGTATTTGTTGTGA
- a CDS encoding uncharacterized protein (Truncated form of YALI0A00891g, uniprot|Q96X25 Yarrowia lipolytica Serine/threonine phosphatase Pph21p (EC 3.1.3.16) (Serine/threonine protein phosphatase)), whose protein sequence is MGGQNGEIKVSGRGKGRIWLFGVKEKRWRARIPDKTAPGLAFQVARTGEKARDWVKTLRFGPQSSQWSAQCKHVDPHTPLRHNHISRARCRHKSFRHPHPSHRHRHTPTHSRITRPTRTATMEDSDVLMRDINDDGLKPMDAMGAGGEGTFTELTPTTRGQLDAWIARLTECQPLSEDDVNELCNMAKGVLQKEENVQPVHAPVTICGDVHGQFHDLMELFKIGGPCPDTNYLFMGDYVDRGYYSVETVSYLVAMKVRYPNRLTILRGNHESRQITQVYGFYDECLRKYGNANVWRAFTSLFDYFPVTALVENQIFCLHGGLSPMIESIDNIRELNRFQEVPHDGPMCDLLWSDPDDRGGWGMSPRGAGFTFGADISEQFNHTNNLSLISRAHQLVMEGFSWAHEQQVVTIFSAPNYCYRCGNQAAIMEVDENLSNSFLQYDPCPRPGEPSVSRRTPDYFL, encoded by the coding sequence ATGGGGGGCCAAAACGGGGAAATCAAGGTATCGGGGCGGGGAAAAGGGCGAATTTGGTTATTTGGGGTCAAGGAAAAACGCTGGCGGGCTCGTATTCCCGATAAAACCGCTCCGGGACTCGCTTTTCAGGTAGCCCGCACCGGCGAAAAAGCCAGGGATTGGGTGAAAACATTAAGGTTCGGCCCTCAAAGTTCACAGTGGTCAGCGCAGTGTAAACACGTCgacccacacacaccactCCGCCATAACCACATCTCTCGAGCTCGCTGTAGACACAAGAGCTTCCGTCACCCGCATCCATctcacagacacagacacacacccacacaTTCACGCATCACCAGACCCACAAGAACCGCCACAATGGAAGATTCAGACGTGCTGATGAGAGATATCAACGACGACGGACTCAAGCCCATGGACGCCATGGGAGCCGGGGGCGAAGGGACGTTCACAGAACTGACACCCACAACCCGCGGCCAGCTGGACGCCTGGATCGCACGACTGACCGAATGCCAGCCTCTCAGCGAAGACGACGTCAACGAGCTGTgcaacatggccaaggGGGTGTtgcagaaggaggaaaacGTGCAGCCCGTGCACGCGCCGGTGACCATCTGTGGAGACGTGCACGGCCAGTTCCACGACCTGATGGAGCTGTTCAAAATCGGCGGGCCGTGTCCAGACACAAACTACCTGTTTATGGGAGACTACGTGGACCGAGGCTACTACTCGGTCGAAACGGTGTCCTATCTGGTGGCCATGAAGGTGCGATACCCCAACCGACTGACCATTCTGCGAGGAAACCACGAGTCGCGACAAATCACCCAGGTCTACGGCTTCTACGACGAGTGTCTGCGAAAGTACGGAAACGCCAACGTGTGGAGAGCCTTCACGTCGCTGTTCGACTACTTCCCCGTCACCGCCCTGGTGGAGAACCAAATCTTCTGTCTGCACGGAGGCCTGTCTCCCATGATCGAGTCCATCGACAACATCCGAGAACTCAACCGATTCCAGGAGGTGCCCCACGACGGCCCCATGTGCGACCTGCTGTGGTCCGACCCCGatgaccgaggaggatggGGAATGAGCCCCCGAGGAGCCGGCTTCACCTTCGGTGCCGACATTTCCGAACAGTTTaaccacacaaacaaccTGAGTCTCATTTCAAGAGCACACCAGCTGGTCATGGAAGGCTTCAGCTGGGCACACGAGCAGCAGGTGGtcaccatcttctccgCCCCCAACTACTGCTACCGATGCGGAAACCAGGCCGCCATcatggaggtggacgaAAACctctcaaactcctttTTGCAGTACGATCCTTGTCCCCGTCCCGGAGAGCCCTCCGTGTCTCGACGAACCCCCGACTACTTCTTGTAG